In Clostridia bacterium, the following are encoded in one genomic region:
- a CDS encoding RHS repeat-associated core domain-containing protein, translating into EESGQYHTWFRQYSPNAGRWLTPDPAGLAAVDLLNPQSWNRYAYVMNSPLNFIDPLGLSCENPHDGLPCIVTVIGSPTGFGSPIGFGPPTGGGSVAQIELMVEDSGGSTAPANNGNPKKPLCVVVFGKETLKSFGNLLPGKSDFADMVNTTTSIASSIENFDPTQWLTQQITNWRTGALVIPASKALRGGLSRNQWLSQATKQVAKKTGWQAFLFTLDYAMADALGKEISSFTSGECRAIGYDD; encoded by the coding sequence CGAGGAGAGCGGTCAGTATCACACATGGTTCCGCCAGTACTCGCCCAACGCCGGACGCTGGCTGACTCCCGACCCCGCAGGACTCGCCGCCGTCGATCTCCTCAATCCCCAGAGCTGGAACAGGTATGCCTACGTGATGAATAGTCCGCTAAACTTCATAGACCCGCTTGGGTTGTCATGTGAAAATCCACATGACGGGCTTCCGTGCATTGTCACCGTAATTGGTTCGCCAACAGGATTTGGTTCGCCAATAGGATTTGGTCCGCCAACGGGCGGCGGAAGTGTAGCCCAGATAGAGCTAATGGTGGAGGACAGTGGCGGTTCCACCGCACCCGCAAACAACGGAAATCCGAAGAAGCCGCTGTGTGTTGTCGTTTTCGGAAAGGAAACGCTGAAATCATTCGGCAACCTGCTGCCCGGTAAGAGCGATTTTGCCGACATGGTAAATACGACCACGTCCATTGCTTCAAGCATTGAGAACTTTGACCCTACGCAGTGGCTTACCCAACAGATCACGAACTGGCGCACTGGCGCTCTTGTGATTCCTGCCTCAAAGGCTCTTCGCGGCGGTTTAAGCAGAAATCAATGGCTAAGCCAAGCGACCAAGCAGGTGGCGAAGAAGACGGGCTGGCAGGCATTTCTGTTCACGCTCGACTACGCCATGGCGGACGCGCTGGGCAAAGAGATTTCCTCATTCACAAGCGGTGAGTGCCGGGCGATTGGTTATGACGACTAA